A part of Pseudomonadota bacterium genomic DNA contains:
- a CDS encoding SDR family NAD(P)-dependent oxidoreductase produces MRRGRSWGRSSPRDRHRVAPVNASRDARRERYGAWAVVTGASGGIGLEIAREVAARGLNVVLAARNADKLDRLSSQLIQTHSVETRSAAVDLATPEGTRLLEQAVSGLDVGLFVGNAGFGTSGAFVNADMTNELAMIDLNVRHLAQQVHFFANLMRPRRAGGIILMSSIVSWQGVPRAANYAATKAYVQSLAEGLHRELQAEGIDVLTSAPAQVATGFMERADMRGDGADAGLVARKTLDALGRRATVYPHFKSWFLSSALSTLPRPIRVRILEGVMQDMTRHHD; encoded by the coding sequence ATGCGACGTGGTCGTTCTTGGGGCCGATCCAGTCCTCGAGATCGCCATCGAGTTGCGCCAGTGAACGCCTCTCGTGACGCCCGGCGGGAACGATATGGGGCGTGGGCAGTGGTCACGGGTGCTTCCGGCGGGATAGGCCTGGAGATCGCTCGGGAAGTTGCCGCGCGTGGCCTAAATGTCGTCCTTGCTGCGAGAAACGCTGACAAGCTCGATCGGCTCAGTTCCCAGCTCATTCAGACGCACAGTGTGGAGACTCGGTCTGCCGCTGTGGACCTCGCGACGCCGGAGGGAACTAGATTGCTGGAACAAGCAGTATCCGGTTTGGACGTCGGCTTGTTTGTTGGCAACGCGGGGTTCGGCACGTCGGGCGCGTTCGTAAACGCTGATATGACCAACGAACTCGCAATGATCGACCTGAACGTGCGCCATCTTGCTCAGCAAGTACACTTCTTCGCGAACCTCATGCGTCCCCGTCGAGCGGGTGGAATCATCCTGATGAGTTCGATAGTAAGTTGGCAGGGTGTTCCCAGAGCGGCCAACTACGCCGCGACGAAAGCGTATGTGCAGTCACTTGCCGAAGGGCTTCACCGCGAGTTGCAGGCCGAAGGCATCGACGTGCTCACCAGTGCACCGGCTCAGGTCGCCACGGGCTTCATGGAACGAGCGGATATGCGAGGTGACGGCGCCGATGCCGGCTTGGTTGCGAGGAAGACTCTGGACGCGCTCGGTCGACGCGCGACCGTCTATCCGCACTTCAAGAGCTGGTTCCTATCCAGTGCGCTTTCGACCTTGCCGCGGCCGATTCGCGTTCGAATATTGGAGGGCGTGATGCAGGACATGACGCGGCACCACGATTGA
- a CDS encoding helix-turn-helix domain-containing protein yields MKRKSFADKPCSIARTLDVLGDWWNPLIIREAMYGVRRFDDIQRWLGIGRNILTHRLALLVGEGYLEKRRYQTAPERFEYVLTDKGRDASKVLIALMAFGEKWHFEPGNEPIRLFDKHTGKRVHVAVVDVGSGNPIDTADLYPGPGPGFPHAEDIQRARFQEFEARGGFDNSD; encoded by the coding sequence ATGAAACGGAAATCCTTTGCTGACAAGCCATGCTCCATCGCCAGAACCCTGGATGTTCTCGGAGACTGGTGGAACCCGTTGATAATCCGAGAGGCCATGTACGGCGTCCGCCGCTTCGACGATATCCAGCGTTGGCTCGGGATAGGCCGCAACATCCTGACGCACCGACTAGCGCTACTGGTTGGTGAGGGTTATTTGGAGAAGCGGCGGTATCAGACGGCCCCAGAGCGCTTCGAATACGTACTAACGGACAAGGGGCGTGACGCGAGCAAGGTACTCATCGCACTCATGGCGTTCGGAGAGAAGTGGCACTTTGAGCCGGGCAACGAACCTATTCGCCTGTTCGACAAGCACACTGGAAAGCGCGTGCATGTGGCAGTCGTTGATGTGGGGTCAGGGAATCCGATAGACACGGCTGACCTCTATCCCGGCCCCGGGCCGGGTTTCCCTCACGCGGAGGATATTCAGCGAGCCCGCTTCCAAGAGTTTGAAGCGCGCGGTGGCTTCGACAATAGCGACTAG